From a single Bryobacter aggregatus MPL3 genomic region:
- a CDS encoding PEP-CTERM sorting domain-containing protein — protein sequence MFQSQFSLTGIKTTLALGMIGFFLALAPASATVVTGHLGISAGPGGGVTVDTGTIIFGNNLFSVGGSPPNTGYFTNPFDAGGANPYQGTILNLDNGVQITGSTFSLPNFLTFYNDVTTFELTYIAPGVNGSGDCGLPAAAGQKCTPILPMGLSPFNLANTPDGGSTASFSVSGLVHNGSDVSAFTGTFSNTFNNMTFQQVLLVLANEGQVSSTWSATFDVYAVPEPASMGLVGLTLAGIATYLRRRNA from the coding sequence ATGTTTCAATCTCAATTTTCCCTGACCGGAATCAAGACCACTCTTGCTCTCGGTATGATCGGCTTCTTTTTAGCCTTGGCGCCAGCATCGGCGACTGTAGTGACTGGCCACCTTGGCATCTCAGCAGGCCCCGGAGGCGGCGTGACTGTAGATACTGGCACCATCATCTTTGGCAACAATCTTTTCTCGGTCGGTGGGAGCCCCCCGAATACCGGTTATTTCACGAACCCCTTTGATGCCGGCGGCGCAAATCCCTATCAGGGCACAATTTTGAATTTGGACAATGGTGTCCAGATTACCGGCTCCACCTTCTCTCTCCCCAACTTCCTGACCTTTTATAACGATGTCACGACCTTCGAGCTTACCTATATTGCTCCTGGTGTGAATGGCAGTGGCGATTGCGGTCTCCCTGCGGCTGCCGGTCAGAAATGCACTCCGATCCTCCCCATGGGCCTTTCGCCGTTCAACTTGGCGAATACTCCGGATGGTGGCTCAACCGCTTCCTTTAGCGTTTCTGGTTTAGTTCACAATGGTTCGGATGTTTCTGCGTTCACTGGTACTTTCAGCAATACCTTCAACAACATGACCTTCCAGCAGGTTCTGCTCGTACTGGCGAATGAGGGTCAGGTATCCTCTACCTGGTCTGCAACCTTCGATGTGTACGCCGTTCCCGAACCCGCCTCCATGGGTCTGGTCGGTTTGACCTTGGCAGGCATTGCTACCTACCTGCGCCGCCGGAACGCCTAG
- a CDS encoding carboxypeptidase-like regulatory domain-containing protein: MIEEFQPTLVDEELEDHSLPLARIAVQPQSGMQSKKVWADENGRFRLIGLDASVYQLSASFSGYHFREQREVDLSVWGENPGIRQSMQEEISVQVIPLEQKAERVRRQIETDGSFEIRAPQTPGIQKAAPILYYPGTLDRAKASAFHSAADATVEIPVWKLIALPKQQ; the protein is encoded by the coding sequence ATGATCGAGGAATTTCAACCCACTCTTGTCGATGAAGAGCTTGAAGATCATTCGCTCCCGCTCGCTCGCATCGCGGTACAGCCTCAATCGGGCATGCAAAGCAAGAAGGTCTGGGCTGACGAGAATGGCCGCTTCCGCCTCATAGGACTCGACGCGAGCGTGTATCAGCTAAGCGCGAGCTTCTCCGGGTATCATTTTCGCGAACAACGTGAAGTGGATCTGAGTGTGTGGGGAGAAAATCCTGGGATCCGGCAGTCCATGCAAGAGGAGATCTCGGTTCAGGTGATCCCGCTCGAGCAAAAAGCCGAGAGGGTGAGGCGACAGATAGAAACGGACGGCAGCTTCGAGATTCGGGCTCCGCAGACACCAGGAATCCAGAAGGCCGCCCCGATCCTTTACTACCCAGGGACTCTCGACCGCGCGAAGGCAAGCGCATTTCACAGCGCAGCGGACGCAACGGTCGAGATTCCCGTTTGGAAGTTAATCGCGTTGCCTAAGCAACAGTAG
- a CDS encoding A24 family peptidase — MTLETAVALSVGLAASGEDLWRRNISNGIPLAALVGALVVQTNRSGWHGLGQWALGAICGFCVFLIFFILGGMGGGDVKLMAGFGALLGPSRLVEAALLTAGIGGILAMILVLSREALRAWRGRHLSDKAQVPPIDNYIPYAPAITLGSWLALIPKGV, encoded by the coding sequence ATGACCCTGGAAACGGCAGTTGCGCTCAGTGTTGGCCTAGCCGCTTCCGGCGAAGACCTCTGGCGCCGCAATATTTCAAATGGAATCCCCCTCGCCGCCCTCGTCGGTGCGCTGGTGGTGCAGACGAACCGGAGCGGATGGCATGGTTTGGGCCAATGGGCTCTGGGAGCGATCTGTGGATTCTGTGTTTTCTTGATTTTCTTTATTCTCGGCGGCATGGGCGGTGGGGACGTCAAGCTCATGGCTGGTTTTGGTGCGCTGCTCGGACCTTCCCGTCTGGTCGAGGCGGCACTGTTGACGGCAGGGATCGGTGGCATCCTCGCCATGATCCTGGTCCTCAGCCGCGAAGCGCTCCGTGCCTGGCGTGGCCGCCATTTATCCGATAAGGCACAGGTGCCTCCGATCGACAACTACATTCCGTACGCACCCGCTATCACCCTTGGCAGTTGGTTGGCGTTGATACCGAAAGGGGTTTGA
- a CDS encoding FAD-binding oxidoreductase has product MHQSPPKSLDLKPFELVLGAANIISAASLSTATFPTAVQIPAVLRPGSVSEVQECLRLAASHDIRLHPISTGMNWGYGSAVPYADSTLLLDLGRMNRILDYDDRLGYVVIEPGVTQQQLYDFLQEKGGRYWMDATGSSPSCSIIGNTLERGFGHTPLSDHFANSCSYQVVLATGEVIETGLGALTGSASRNVFRWGVGPFIDGLFSQSRLGVVTRMTIWLMPAPEAFLPFFFRCGAPDALPPLVETLRDLRMNGILQSAVHIVNDYRVLAGIQQYPWQETHGETPLGPLVLAVLRKRDGFGAWNGSGALYGPKKMVRTMQKLLSRTLRPKVDSLNFASERLLSFAKSHSAILSPFAGMNLDKTLGLIAPSIDLLRGRPSNHALRSIYWRKKRPIPGLPDPNSDRCGLLWSAPVCSADGESAAKLDQIVRDTLLPGGFEPFVSFTLATPRALICVVSIIYDRDIIGEDDRAMTVNRTLNERLLAAGFPPYRLGVQSMEFWDKHQKLKALSNLETSLDPKVLLSPGHYGLS; this is encoded by the coding sequence ATGCACCAATCTCCACCTAAGTCGCTGGATCTCAAGCCCTTTGAGCTTGTTCTTGGTGCGGCAAACATCATCTCTGCTGCATCTCTCTCTACTGCCACATTTCCGACTGCAGTTCAAATTCCTGCTGTTCTCCGTCCGGGTTCCGTGAGCGAAGTCCAAGAATGCCTTCGCCTGGCCGCGAGCCATGACATCCGTCTCCATCCCATTAGCACTGGAATGAACTGGGGCTACGGCTCAGCTGTTCCCTATGCAGACTCCACGCTGCTTCTGGATCTCGGCCGGATGAACCGGATTCTCGATTACGACGACCGCCTCGGTTATGTCGTGATTGAGCCTGGGGTCACGCAGCAACAGCTCTACGACTTCCTGCAAGAGAAGGGAGGACGCTACTGGATGGATGCCACCGGCTCCTCTCCTTCCTGCAGCATCATCGGAAACACCTTGGAGCGTGGCTTTGGTCACACTCCGCTGAGCGACCACTTTGCCAATTCCTGTTCCTATCAAGTAGTACTCGCGACCGGCGAAGTGATTGAGACCGGCCTTGGTGCCCTCACCGGCTCGGCCTCTCGCAACGTATTCCGCTGGGGCGTTGGCCCCTTCATCGATGGGCTCTTTTCGCAGTCCCGATTGGGCGTAGTCACGCGAATGACCATCTGGCTCATGCCCGCACCGGAAGCTTTTCTCCCTTTCTTCTTCCGCTGCGGGGCCCCGGACGCTCTCCCTCCCCTGGTGGAGACCTTGCGGGACCTGCGCATGAACGGCATCCTCCAAAGTGCTGTGCACATCGTGAATGACTATCGGGTTCTTGCCGGAATCCAGCAGTATCCCTGGCAGGAAACACATGGCGAAACGCCCCTGGGGCCATTAGTACTTGCAGTACTTCGGAAGCGGGACGGCTTCGGTGCTTGGAACGGTTCGGGTGCGCTTTATGGACCGAAGAAGATGGTGCGTACCATGCAAAAATTACTCAGTCGAACTCTGCGCCCTAAGGTCGACTCCTTAAATTTTGCGAGCGAAAGACTCCTTTCATTTGCGAAAAGTCACTCTGCTATTTTGAGTCCTTTTGCCGGAATGAACTTGGATAAAACGCTCGGACTCATCGCGCCATCGATTGATCTTCTTCGTGGCCGACCTTCAAACCATGCTCTTCGAAGTATCTATTGGCGCAAAAAAAGACCGATTCCTGGATTGCCGGACCCCAATTCCGACAGATGCGGGCTTCTTTGGTCTGCGCCCGTTTGTTCTGCGGACGGCGAATCGGCAGCTAAACTCGACCAGATTGTACGTGACACTTTGCTTCCCGGCGGGTTCGAGCCCTTTGTTTCCTTCACTTTGGCGACTCCTCGAGCCTTGATCTGCGTCGTCTCGATCATCTATGATCGGGATATCATTGGCGAAGACGACCGGGCCATGACCGTGAATCGAACTTTGAACGAGCGTCTGCTGGCAGCTGGCTTTCCTCCCTACCGCCTTGGAGTACAATCCATGGAATTTTGGGACAAACACCAGAAGCTAAAAGCGCTCTCAAACCTGGAAACTAGCTTGGATCCTAAGGTATTGCTCTCACCGGGGCACTACGGACTATCTTAG
- a CDS encoding type II and III secretion system protein family protein, translating to MSYLMNAQQALAYALIGLIVLPMPAPLAAQSMSVVDLSMTIGKSLVIDYPVDIGRISTSNPEVVDAVPATAKEFLLHGKGHGAATVVVWAKTGSRTMYNVTVEHNLDPIRKLLSETFPAEDIRVQSARDSISLVGKVSSKEVSDRAVAIATPMAKTVVNNLQIANGPIEQQIVLHVKFAELNRNAGMQFGVNLISTGAANTVGRTTTGQYAAPTATTVGGSGNNNNFNLSDALNIFAFRPDLNLGAVIRALQNQDVLQILAEPNLTTLNGKEASFLAGGEFPVPILQGGANAGAVTIQFREYGIRLNFNPTITPNGTIRMYVKPEVSTIDLSNSVSLSGFTIPALATRRMETNVELKEGQSFVIAGLIDDRVTDQMSKLPGLASIPILGNIFKSRLERKSKTELIVLVTPEIVKPYNPGDKLPMPEFPKEWLQPFKMNKRIAEPVNQTITSPNDSAKNNNHDGGRNPFLFWKPVRKAEHATTAAPDSAPAGKPVPIAGTNSSNGLSAIPDHTVVAGGGN from the coding sequence ATGTCCTATCTCATGAATGCCCAACAGGCTTTGGCCTATGCCCTCATCGGGTTGATCGTGCTCCCTATGCCCGCTCCGCTTGCCGCGCAGTCGATGAGCGTCGTCGATCTCAGCATGACGATTGGCAAAAGTCTCGTCATCGACTATCCCGTTGATATCGGCCGGATCTCCACCTCCAATCCAGAGGTGGTGGATGCCGTCCCGGCCACCGCAAAAGAGTTTTTGCTGCATGGCAAAGGCCATGGCGCGGCGACGGTCGTGGTCTGGGCGAAGACCGGTTCCCGCACGATGTACAACGTGACGGTTGAGCACAATCTTGATCCGATTCGGAAGCTGTTGAGTGAAACCTTTCCGGCGGAAGACATCCGCGTGCAGAGCGCACGGGACTCGATCAGTTTAGTCGGTAAAGTTTCGAGTAAGGAAGTCTCAGACCGTGCGGTTGCGATTGCCACTCCCATGGCGAAGACCGTGGTGAATAACCTCCAGATTGCCAATGGGCCGATTGAGCAGCAGATCGTTCTGCACGTCAAGTTTGCCGAACTGAATCGCAATGCCGGTATGCAGTTTGGCGTCAATCTGATCAGCACTGGAGCGGCCAACACGGTCGGCCGTACCACCACGGGGCAGTATGCGGCTCCGACCGCAACCACTGTTGGCGGTAGCGGCAACAACAATAACTTCAATCTCTCCGATGCGCTGAATATCTTTGCCTTCCGGCCCGATCTGAACCTGGGCGCTGTCATTCGTGCGCTCCAGAATCAGGATGTGCTGCAGATTCTTGCCGAGCCGAACTTGACCACCTTGAACGGAAAAGAAGCAAGTTTCCTTGCTGGTGGCGAGTTTCCTGTGCCGATCCTGCAAGGGGGCGCCAATGCTGGCGCCGTCACCATCCAATTCCGGGAGTATGGTATCCGCCTGAATTTCAACCCGACGATCACTCCGAACGGGACCATCCGGATGTATGTCAAACCGGAGGTCTCGACGATCGATCTTTCGAATTCCGTTTCGTTGTCGGGCTTTACGATCCCGGCCTTAGCGACGCGCCGGATGGAAACCAACGTCGAGCTCAAGGAAGGGCAGAGCTTTGTGATCGCCGGTTTGATCGACGACCGTGTGACGGATCAGATGTCGAAGCTGCCGGGTCTGGCAAGCATCCCGATTCTGGGCAACATCTTCAAGAGCCGTCTCGAGCGCAAGAGCAAGACCGAACTGATTGTTCTGGTGACGCCGGAAATCGTGAAGCCTTACAATCCCGGGGATAAATTGCCGATGCCCGAGTTCCCGAAAGAGTGGCTGCAACCTTTCAAGATGAACAAGAGGATTGCTGAACCCGTGAACCAGACCATCACTTCGCCGAATGATTCGGCCAAGAACAATAACCACGACGGCGGACGCAATCCATTCTTATTCTGGAAGCCGGTCCGCAAGGCCGAACACGCGACAACAGCTGCACCGGACTCTGCTCCGGCGGGGAAGCCTGTGCCGATTGCCGGCACAAATTCGAGCAACGGGCTGAGCGCCATTCCGGATCACACTGTCGTTGCAGGAGGCGGAAACTAG
- a CDS encoding amidase — protein MTLLEAAVSLRAKQVSSVELTTQSLERSRTLQSKLNAFLTFTEEQAFAQARQADSDFAKGIDHGPLQGIPVAAKDLFYTKGTRTTGGSKIFADFVPSYDSAVVERLRSAGAVLTGKLGMHELAFGITSNNAHYGAIRNPWDPARIPGGSSGGSGAAVSAGMVFAAMGSDTGGSIRIPASYCGTAGIKPTYGLVSRYGTMPLGFSLDHMGPLAQTSRDCAAVLNAIAGPDARDAYCRKQPNEAISIPDHPSLAGLRIAYSSDFLLEAVDPEIRAMVESALRAFHEWGATIVELKLGWLREVVAVSHVLLPAEAASVMEPHLGRREDFSPEVRPLFEAGRLIPAVDYLQAQKLRRLYRAQSERDIWSHCDILLAPSTGITAPKIGEQMVTLSTGQQLEVRAASTLLVRAFNVLGTPAHSVVGGFHSNGLPMSLQLIAKPGADAKVLHAGARFEEETGHFRRRPPL, from the coding sequence ATGACGCTCCTGGAAGCTGCCGTCTCGCTGCGCGCGAAACAAGTCTCTAGCGTCGAGCTCACCACGCAAAGCCTCGAGCGCAGTAGAACTCTCCAATCAAAACTCAACGCCTTCCTCACCTTCACGGAAGAACAGGCGTTTGCGCAGGCCCGGCAAGCCGATTCCGACTTCGCCAAGGGCATCGACCACGGTCCGCTGCAAGGAATTCCGGTCGCAGCCAAAGATCTCTTCTATACCAAAGGCACGCGAACCACAGGTGGCAGTAAGATCTTTGCGGACTTCGTTCCTTCTTACGACTCCGCTGTGGTCGAGCGGCTGCGATCCGCTGGCGCTGTCCTCACCGGCAAGCTTGGCATGCACGAGCTAGCCTTTGGCATCACATCGAACAACGCCCACTATGGTGCTATTCGGAATCCCTGGGATCCGGCGCGGATTCCGGGAGGATCCAGTGGCGGCAGTGGGGCCGCGGTTAGTGCGGGAATGGTCTTTGCCGCGATGGGAAGTGATACGGGAGGCAGCATCCGGATTCCGGCCAGTTACTGCGGCACTGCCGGGATCAAGCCCACCTATGGGCTCGTCAGCCGCTATGGCACGATGCCGCTCGGCTTCAGTCTTGATCATATGGGGCCACTGGCCCAGACCAGCCGGGATTGCGCCGCTGTTCTCAATGCGATTGCCGGTCCCGACGCCCGTGACGCCTATTGCCGCAAGCAACCAAACGAAGCCATTTCGATTCCCGATCACCCTTCTCTTGCCGGACTCCGCATCGCATATAGCTCCGACTTCCTTCTTGAAGCGGTGGATCCCGAGATTCGGGCGATGGTAGAGTCTGCCCTCCGCGCCTTCCACGAGTGGGGCGCTACGATTGTTGAACTGAAGCTCGGCTGGTTGCGAGAGGTCGTGGCCGTGAGCCATGTCCTGCTGCCTGCCGAGGCGGCAAGTGTCATGGAGCCTCATCTGGGCCGCCGCGAGGATTTTAGCCCCGAAGTACGTCCTCTCTTTGAGGCGGGCCGTCTCATTCCGGCGGTGGATTATCTCCAGGCGCAGAAGCTTCGCCGTTTGTATCGCGCGCAGTCGGAACGGGACATCTGGAGCCATTGCGATATTCTTCTCGCCCCTTCCACTGGCATCACCGCGCCGAAGATCGGAGAGCAGATGGTGACTCTCTCTACCGGGCAGCAACTGGAGGTGCGTGCCGCTTCCACCTTGCTGGTCCGGGCTTTCAACGTACTCGGAACGCCTGCCCATTCCGTGGTGGGTGGCTTCCACTCGAACGGACTCCCGATGTCTCTCCAACTCATCGCGAAGCCTGGAGCTGACGCGAAGGTGTTGCACGCCGGAGCGCGTTTTGAAGAGGAGACCGGGCACTTTCGCCGCCGTCCTCCCCTCTAG
- the cpaB gene encoding Flp pilus assembly protein CpaB, translating to MDRRFLTVLGVSLLFALVISSVFYQMSARSSSSPARPEAVEMKDLVVAAKPLNVGTTIKPGDVTISKVPVAAFPKGGFMKVEEVLDRPVVSNILAEESVIEGRLAPRGSGAGLAPIIPVGMRAVTVRVNDVVGVAGFVLPGMRVDITVTGRPPSGIETITTTVLQNITVLSAGQTMAPDARGQAINAPTVTLLVTPEQAEVIILAGSEGRIQLVLRNGSDNDVQKTSGVNVDSLYGNRKSSGRRGAVMNDPNNPGDPELDAMKRRQRRSSVAVTPVNVAAPAAPALPPVPEQIVVIRGNNRSVETVGMKPGTPGAPPPVAIP from the coding sequence ATGGACCGCAGATTTTTAACCGTACTCGGCGTCAGCTTGTTGTTCGCGCTGGTCATCTCGAGTGTCTTCTACCAGATGTCGGCGCGCTCGAGTTCGTCGCCGGCTAGACCCGAGGCGGTCGAGATGAAAGATCTTGTTGTGGCGGCAAAGCCACTGAATGTGGGAACAACGATCAAGCCCGGAGATGTCACCATCAGCAAGGTTCCCGTCGCTGCCTTCCCCAAGGGCGGTTTTATGAAGGTCGAGGAAGTGCTCGATCGTCCTGTCGTTTCCAACATCCTGGCCGAGGAATCGGTCATCGAAGGACGTCTTGCGCCGCGTGGTTCCGGTGCCGGTCTGGCTCCGATCATTCCAGTGGGCATGCGTGCGGTGACTGTGCGCGTCAATGACGTGGTCGGCGTAGCCGGCTTTGTTCTGCCCGGCATGCGGGTAGATATTACCGTGACTGGCCGTCCCCCCTCGGGGATTGAAACGATTACCACCACGGTTCTCCAAAACATTACGGTCTTGAGCGCGGGACAGACGATGGCGCCCGACGCCCGTGGCCAGGCAATCAACGCGCCGACCGTTACTTTGCTGGTTACTCCCGAGCAGGCCGAAGTGATCATCCTGGCGGGATCGGAAGGGCGTATCCAGTTGGTTCTCCGCAACGGAAGTGACAACGATGTGCAGAAAACTAGCGGTGTCAATGTGGATTCGCTGTACGGCAATCGAAAGTCTTCCGGGCGCCGCGGCGCTGTGATGAATGACCCGAACAATCCTGGGGATCCCGAACTCGATGCCATGAAGCGCCGCCAGCGTCGCTCCAGTGTTGCGGTTACCCCGGTCAATGTGGCTGCCCCGGCGGCGCCAGCGCTCCCGCCGGTTCCCGAGCAGATCGTTGTCATCCGAGGCAACAACCGCAGTGTCGAGACAGTTGGGATGAAGCCCGGCACTCCCGGTGCACCGCCTCCCGTCGCCATCCCGTAA
- a CDS encoding P-loop NTPase translates to MLSPSFGAINVDLTAILICQDRELASALTQSVESSRSFQIMADLKHYPPNQTLEIRLRQVQPDVVLLDLASNLDTACELIQLIGHASPGTHVIGIHRENSSEALLRSLRLGARDFLYFPFDSSAQLDAASRIRKLKEPEPAAERELGKVIAFASSKPGSGSSTLSAQMAFTLKRLTGKKVLLLDLDLMGGTIGFYLKLNHPYSMLDAIEQSGRLNPAIWGSLVSHFAGIDILPAPEAPVSAEVASDRLHQVLQYARLVYDWIVVDLPAIFYRPSLLMLTETEQMYLVSTSELPSLHLARKAIAMLTNLGLTKDRYRLLVNRVNKRDEIGLSDLEKIFNSPVEAMFPNDYFSLHRVVTLGQPLGADCELGKAVEGLAKKMSGTKDAEKKKSATMLETARPALSQT, encoded by the coding sequence ATGTTGTCCCCCTCGTTCGGAGCGATCAATGTCGATCTGACCGCAATCCTGATTTGCCAGGATCGTGAGTTGGCCTCTGCGCTGACGCAATCCGTCGAATCCTCTCGATCGTTTCAGATCATGGCGGATCTCAAGCATTACCCGCCGAATCAGACGCTCGAGATCCGGCTCCGCCAAGTGCAGCCAGATGTTGTACTCCTCGATCTGGCTTCGAATCTGGACACCGCCTGCGAGCTGATCCAACTGATCGGTCATGCCTCTCCTGGTACCCACGTGATTGGAATCCACCGGGAGAACAGTTCCGAGGCCTTGCTGCGCAGTCTTCGCCTCGGGGCGCGAGATTTTCTTTATTTCCCCTTTGATTCGAGTGCGCAACTGGACGCGGCGAGCCGCATCCGCAAGTTGAAGGAGCCAGAACCGGCCGCGGAGCGGGAACTCGGGAAGGTGATTGCCTTTGCCAGTTCCAAGCCCGGGTCCGGATCCTCCACGCTCAGCGCACAAATGGCCTTTACCTTGAAGCGCTTGACGGGGAAAAAAGTGTTGCTACTCGATCTGGACCTGATGGGGGGCACCATTGGCTTCTATCTCAAGTTGAATCATCCCTACTCGATGCTCGACGCGATCGAGCAGTCCGGCCGTCTGAATCCGGCCATATGGGGTTCGCTGGTCTCGCACTTTGCCGGGATCGACATTTTGCCGGCGCCTGAAGCGCCTGTTTCTGCGGAGGTAGCCAGCGACCGCTTGCATCAGGTCCTGCAATACGCGCGCCTGGTGTATGACTGGATTGTCGTCGACCTGCCAGCCATCTTCTATCGCCCCAGTCTCCTCATGCTCACTGAGACCGAACAGATGTATCTAGTCTCGACCAGTGAGCTGCCTAGTCTGCATCTGGCCCGCAAGGCGATCGCGATGCTGACGAATCTGGGGTTGACCAAGGACCGTTACCGGCTCCTCGTCAATCGCGTGAACAAGCGTGACGAAATTGGCTTGAGCGATCTGGAAAAGATTTTTAACTCGCCGGTCGAGGCGATGTTTCCGAATGACTACTTCTCATTGCACCGGGTCGTGACCCTCGGTCAGCCGCTCGGCGCGGATTGTGAACTGGGGAAAGCGGTGGAAGGACTCGCAAAGAAGATGTCTGGTACCAAAGATGCCGAAAAGAAGAAGTCGGCCACGATGCTCGAGACAGCCCGCCCGGCGCTCTCTCAGACCTAG
- a CDS encoding CpaF family protein produces the protein MISTQDNGSKSQLSWEQRLLKNAAKPKVQLKPEYQELKFTLHRKLLDKINLEALATIDNQRVRSEVRQALISLIDAEPTLLSSIEKQQICDEVLDEVFGLGPLEAMLQDATISDILVNTHKQVYVERRGQLELTNVTFRDDPHLLRIIDKIVSQVGRRIDESNPMVDARLLDGSRVNAIIPPLAVDGPLLSIRRFSADKLMPPDLVDRKAMTKGMMELLEAAVKAKLNIIIAGGTGAGKTTLLNALSFFINPKERIVTIEDAAELQLKQPHVARLETRPANLEGNGAIRQRELLVNSLRMRPDRIVVGEVRGEEALDMLQAMNTGHDGSLTTVHANTPRDAVSRLEVMVSLANSNMKLESVRQQISSAVNLFVQAARLSDGSRRVTSITEVTGMEGEIITIQDIFVFEKRGLSPEGKVLGRFAATGIRPKFYEKLLSAGIRLRPDLFDEVEEV, from the coding sequence ATGATTAGCACGCAAGACAACGGATCGAAATCCCAACTGAGCTGGGAGCAGCGGCTGCTGAAAAACGCTGCGAAGCCAAAGGTCCAACTGAAGCCTGAATACCAGGAACTGAAGTTCACGCTCCATCGGAAGCTGCTGGATAAAATCAACCTCGAAGCGCTGGCCACGATCGACAATCAGCGCGTGCGCAGCGAAGTGCGCCAGGCCTTGATCTCCCTGATCGATGCAGAGCCGACGCTGCTCAGCTCGATTGAAAAGCAGCAGATCTGCGATGAGGTTCTCGATGAGGTGTTCGGCCTGGGGCCGCTCGAGGCGATGCTGCAGGATGCAACGATCTCCGACATCCTGGTCAATACGCACAAGCAGGTTTACGTGGAACGGCGCGGGCAACTGGAGCTGACCAATGTCACCTTTCGCGATGATCCGCATCTGCTGCGCATCATCGACAAGATCGTCAGCCAAGTCGGCCGCCGCATCGATGAATCGAATCCGATGGTGGACGCCCGCCTGCTGGACGGCAGCCGTGTCAATGCGATCATTCCGCCACTTGCCGTCGATGGCCCTTTGCTCTCGATCCGCCGCTTTTCGGCGGACAAACTCATGCCGCCCGATCTGGTCGACCGCAAGGCCATGACCAAGGGCATGATGGAGTTGCTCGAAGCGGCAGTCAAGGCGAAGCTGAACATCATCATTGCCGGTGGTACGGGCGCTGGTAAGACGACCCTGTTAAATGCACTCAGCTTCTTCATCAACCCGAAGGAACGCATCGTCACGATTGAAGACGCGGCTGAATTGCAACTGAAGCAGCCGCATGTGGCGCGGCTGGAAACCCGGCCGGCAAATCTCGAAGGCAATGGCGCCATCCGCCAGCGGGAACTGCTGGTCAACAGCTTGCGTATGCGGCCTGACCGGATTGTTGTCGGCGAAGTCCGTGGCGAGGAAGCACTCGACATGTTGCAGGCCATGAACACAGGTCATGATGGCAGTCTGACTACGGTCCACGCGAATACGCCCCGTGACGCCGTCTCCCGTCTCGAAGTGATGGTGAGTTTGGCGAACTCAAACATGAAGCTTGAATCGGTGCGGCAACAGATCTCTAGCGCCGTGAATCTGTTTGTCCAGGCTGCTCGTTTGAGCGATGGTTCGCGCCGCGTCACCTCGATTACGGAAGTGACCGGGATGGAAGGCGAAATCATCACGATCCAGGACATCTTCGTGTTCGAGAAGCGGGGGCTTTCGCCGGAAGGCAAGGTACTGGGCCGCTTCGCCGCTACCGGTATCCGGCCGAAGTTCTACGAGAAGCTGCTCTCTGCCGGGATCCGCCTCCGTCCCGATCTCTTCGACGAAGTCGAAGAAGTCTAA
- a CDS encoding LuxR C-terminal-related transcriptional regulator, which translates to MQLIGAASTPRDAIAKVSELQPDIVMIDQSSGLRPVFSFLTEMKIASPSSRTVLWVLELAEIECFRALQLGARGILRRTLPIVTLLDCLRSVGAGNLWLENSISDQVVGFLNRKNTTRLTPREREIVRAVCRGMKNKEVADLLQITAGTVKVHLMHIFEKTGVKDRFELAAQGPKLLGLDQDERISASS; encoded by the coding sequence TTGCAGCTGATTGGGGCTGCGTCCACCCCGCGCGATGCAATCGCCAAGGTGTCTGAACTCCAGCCGGACATCGTCATGATCGATCAGTCTTCCGGACTGCGTCCCGTCTTTTCCTTCCTCACGGAAATGAAGATTGCCAGCCCGTCTTCTCGCACAGTGCTTTGGGTCCTGGAACTGGCAGAGATTGAGTGCTTTCGCGCCTTGCAGCTAGGCGCACGCGGCATTCTGCGCCGAACTCTTCCTATTGTCACCTTGCTCGACTGCCTTCGTTCGGTCGGGGCAGGCAATCTCTGGCTTGAGAATTCAATTAGCGATCAGGTGGTTGGTTTCCTCAACCGTAAGAACACGACCCGTCTGACGCCCCGCGAGCGGGAGATTGTCCGCGCCGTCTGCCGCGGCATGAAGAACAAGGAAGTTGCCGATCTACTGCAGATCACTGCGGGTACGGTGAAGGTGCACCTGATGCACATCTTTGAAAAGACGGGCGTCAAGGATCGCTTTGAACTCGCGGCCCAGGGGCCTAAGCTTCTCGGTCTGGACCAGGACGAACGCATCTCGGCCAGCTCATGA